In Capsicum annuum cultivar UCD-10X-F1 chromosome 11, UCD10Xv1.1, whole genome shotgun sequence, one genomic interval encodes:
- the LOC107846911 gene encoding GABA transporter 1, producing MGTVFDHDVNNIASLSSHDHEKELDAGALFVLKSKGSWVHCGYHLTTSIVAPPLLSLPFAFASLGWYGGILCLVIGALVTFYSYNLLSMVLEHHAHLGLRHLRFRDMANDILGPRWGKYYVGPIQFMVCYGAVIGSTLLGGQCLKAIYLLLNPNGAMKLYEFVVIFGGLMLILAQMPSFHSLRHINLVSLLLCLAYSACATAGSIYIGNSSKGPEKDYSISNNKETRIFGVFNAIAIIATTFGNGIIPEIQATIAPPVKGKMFKGLCVCYAILSTTFFSVAVSGYWAFGNQAEGLILSNFTQNGHNLVPKSFIFITNLFTILQLSAVAVVYLQPTNEVLERTFADAKSTEFSTRNVIPRLISRSISVIISTTIAAMLPFFGDINAVIGAFGFLPLDFVLPMIFFNLTFKPSKKRPIFWLNMGIVVFFSVLGVIAAVAAVRQISLDAKTYRLFANV from the exons ATGGGAACAGTATTTGATCATGATGTTAATAATATTGCAAGTCTTTCATCTCATGATCATGAAAAGGAGCTTGATGCTGGTGCCCTCTTTGTTCTTAAATCCAAAG gaTCATGGGTGCATTGTGGTTACCATTTGACAACTTCAATTGTAGCTCCACCATTGTTAAGTCTTCCATTTGCCTTTGCTTCACTTGGATGGTATGGTGGTATTCTATGTTTGGTGATTGGAGCTCTTGTCACATTTTATTCATATAACCTCTTGTCAATGGTCCTCGAACACCATGCTCACCTAGGTCTCCGCCATCTCCGCTTTCGCGATATGGCCAACGACATTTTAG GACCAAGGTGGGGTAAATATTATGTTGGACCAATTCAATTTATGGTATGCTATGGTGCAGTAATAGGCTCCACTCTTTTGGGAGGACAATGTTTGAAG GCAATTTATTTGCTATTAAACCCAAATGGAGCTATGAAGCTATATGAATTTGTAGTTATATTTGGTGGACTAATGTTGATTTTAGCTCAAATGCCATCATTTCATTCACTTAGGCACATCAACTTAGTTTCTCTTCTACTTTGCCTTGCTTATAGTGCTTGTGCCACTGCTGGTTCCATTTACATAG GAAATTCATCCAAAGGACCTGAGAAAGATTATTCGATTAGCAACAATAAGGAAACTCGAATTTTCGGAGTTTTTAATGCAATAGCTATTATTGCCACCACATTTGGAAATGGCATAATTCCTGAAATTCAG GCAACGATAGCGCCCCCGGTGAAAGGAAAGATGTTCAAAGGGCTTTGCGTTTGTTATGCAATACTTTCAACGACCTTTTTCAGTGTGGCCGTTTCGGGATATTGGGCCTTTGGGAACCAAGCTGAGGGCCTTATACTCAGCAACTTTACACAAAATGGCCACAATTTAGTCCCAAAGTCATTTATCTTTATAACCAATCTCTTCACCATTCTCCAATTGTCTGCTGTTGCTGTG GTATACTTGCAACCCACAAATGAAGTACTAGAAAGAACATTTGCAGATGCCAAAAGCACTGAATTCTCCACCCGAAATGTGATCCCGCGCTTAATATCGCGATCAATTTCAGTCATCATATCGACTACAATCGCAGCAATGCTTCCATTTTTCGGAGACATCAACGCAGTTATCGGGGCATTTGGTTTCTTGCCACTTGACTTTGTGTTGCCTATGATATTCTTCAACTTGACATTCAAACCATCAAAGAAAAGGCCAATTTTTTGGCTCAATATGGGAATAGTAGTGTTTTTTTCAGTGTTAGGAGTCATAGCAGCAGTTGCTGCTGTTAGACAAATTAGTCTTGATGCCAAAACATATCGATTATTCGCAAATGTCTAA